Below is a window of Candidatus Cloacimonadota bacterium DNA.
TTGGAAGTTTGAAGTAACCGGAAGACCTCCTCGTCAGTATGTTGCAACCTCTACTCAGGATTTTGCCGGCGGCGAAGGCAAGCAGGTTATTTATGATGTTGTGGAAGCAAAATTCCACGGCTATGGCATCGATACCTGGACTAATCCAGAGTCCGGAGGAATGGAGACCGACTAATTTAGGGAGGACGGTACTTTGACAATTCATGAACTGTTACGCTTTACCGCTGAGGCGGGAGCGTCTGACCTTCATGTTGCCGTAGGCTCGCACCCCATGGTGCGAGTCAACGGTAGAATGAAAAAACTCAACCTTCCATTACTTAGTTTGGAAGACGTAGAGAATCTGGTGTATGGAGTGATGAACGAAGTACAGCAGGAGATGTTTAGAAAGAATTTGGAAATAGACTTTTCCACAAAGCTTTCGAATGATGTTCGCTTCCGTGTAAACGCATTTCACCAAATAAATGGTATCTCAGCGGCTTTCCGTGTGATACCTAATGAGATCAAGAGCTACGATGAGTTGCGTTTGCCGGAGATTCTTAAGCGTCTTACCAGAAAAGAAAAAGGTCTTATATTAGTTACGGGACCTACCGGAAGCGGAAAATCTACAACACTTGCTACAATGATAGACAGCATCAACGATAATCGGTACTGTCATATTATAACCGTAGAAGATCCCATAGAATTTGTGCATCGCAGTAAAAACAGTTTGATTAACCAGCGCGAGCTGGGGCACGATACATGGAGCTTTACAGCCGCACTCAGAAGTGCGTTGCGTGAAGACCCTGATGTGATTCTAGTGGGTGAAATGCGCGATCTCGAAACAGTGTCACTTGCGTTGACAGCCGCAGAAACCGGTCACCTGGTTTTTGCCACATTGCACACCGGAAGTTGCACAAAATCTATCGACCGTATTATAGATATGTTCCCCAAAGAGCAACAGCAACAAGTACGCTCTATGCTTTCTGAATCTCTGGAAGCGGTGATCTCTCAAACCTTATTGCCTACCAAAGATGGCAAGGGCAGGGTGCCAGCAGTAGAAATAATGCTGGCAAATGCAGCGGTAAGAAACCTTATCCGCGAAGAGAAGACATACCAGATTCCATCAATTATTCAGGCTTCTACCAAAGAAGGAATGCAAACTAAGGATCAATCTCTGTATAACTTGGTAATGAATAACTATGTGGAACGTACTGTTGCCGAAGAAGTGGCAGAAAATCCTAAGTTATTTGCAACTGGCGCCGGTTTCTAAGGGGAAGAATTGGAATGACATCCCGCTTACACGATAATAATGCCTGCCTGCTCTTTCAAGAGCGAGGAATCACCCTTGTTGAGGTACTTGTTACAGCGGCGGTTTTGGCTGTTTTAGTTCTTTCAACTTATATAGGTATAATGTATGCCGAAAGACAGGTGGAGTTAAATCACCAATATCGAGCTGCCACTTGTCTTGCTGCGGGAGAATTGGAGCGCCAGTACTATTACAACCGCTACAATTTTGATCAAACCGAAATGAAATTGCTTCCCTATAACAACAATACTATAGAACTTACCAGATTGTCTGATGACGAACCTTTATTAGCTTCAATGAGTGTGTTGGTTTCGGATAAGCTGGAAGTTTACGGCGATCAGCAGTATAAATATAAAGAAGTAAAAGCGGTAGTTGAGTGGAATTTCCCCAACTCTCGAAATTCTCATCGCATTCAATTGCAAGAAGACCATTATCCACGGTAGAATAATGAAAAATTTAGGAATTGTAAACAACAATAAAGGAACCACATTAATTGAAATTTTGGTGGTTGTCATCATCTCTACTGTGTTGATAGCAATTTCAGCAGTGGGTATTATTGCATTTTATAACTCATATAATCGCATGAAAGCTTATGTTGACTTACAACAAGGCGTTATGAAAAGCATAAATATGATGCGTAATGGAGTCTTGATGCCCGCTAGCGATGGCAATTTGATGGGGATAGATGATTATAGCTCGAGTATAAACGAGTTTTGGGGTGCTAGCAGCGCCTTGCGCCTCGAGATTCCCAATTATAATCCCTTTTACGGATGGGGAACTCGCCTGAGGATTTATCCAGTAGTGTACACTCAACAACAAAACAACGACTTTTTGGAATATTACATTGACCAAGGAGTTATTCGCGCCACATATTCATATAATGGGGTCAATCTTTCTTCGCCTTTGTATATATTTCCCGAAAGAGAGGAAAGAGATAAAATCGAAGTTACTTCGCTTAAGTTCATCGATGCCAATAAAAGTCCTTATTATAGGAGAGCCGAAGACGAAAGCTTTCCTTTGATAGGAATTGAGATTTCTGCCCGTGCCTTGGTTAAGGACAATCCTAACGCAAACAAACGAGAGTATAAAGAAGTAACCTATAAAACCTATGTTGCCCAAAAATTCAGAGGTAGCGAGTAAATGAATTCACTGCAGATTTTACCTGAGGAGTGCCAATGCTTAGGATATTAAAAAAAGAAAACGGCAATCTTTCAATTGTAATGCTTATGGCAGTCATCGGGATGGTTTCCGGATTGACGATGTCTGGTATGGTCTTGCGGGATTTTCGTAACTACTCTCATGAGTATGAACTAGCTCAAACCAAACATCTGTTGCGAGCCGAAGCATATAGGGGACAGAACTACTTAATCAATAACCCCCTACCACTAAATGCAACTTTCATATTGCCCGCAAATGGTCAACCCAAAAGAATCGATTCTGGCAAGATTGTGCGGCATTTTAAAGTAAAGAGCCGTTTGGAAAAAAAGAAAGAGAGCACTGTTTTGGGCTCTTCCACCGGTGCTTCCACAACCGATATGGTAGATGCATTTAAGCTCGAGACTATAGTAAACGTATCTACGAGTAACAATTTTGGTAATATGAGCGGAAATAGCTCACAACTGGAAGTAGGGGCAGTATTAACTCTAAATCAAACGACCTTTGCCGAATTTATGTATTTTACAGATCAGGATACTTCCCCTGCTGGGAAAAATGTATACTTCTATGGTAAAGACGTTATTGAAGGTAAGGTTCATAGTAATTCCGATATAAGGATAAAACAAGCTGGCGGTGGTTCAAATAATGGTTGGCCCACCTTCTTAAACTTGGTAACAACATCCGGAGAGATTGTATCCGATCCTCCCGTTTATCCGGTGGAGGATGTATTTCGGGGGGGATTGATTGAAGAATACGATCAATACGATTTTCCTGCTTCTGCGGAAACCCTGAGAAGAAATGCGCAATTAAGATATGGCACATCTGGAGCTGCCGATAGAACCATCTACATGATTACGGTAAATGGCTCTGCTGGTCAGATGAATCAAGGTAATATAACAAGTCCACAGCGTGCTTGGGCAGATGTTTGGGATCCGTTTCCGCCTGATTTTCCACCCTCAGACTCATTATATAGAAATCAATTTACAGTGCAGGATACCATTTGGACAAGCCGATCCATATCCGGTTTGAATAATAAGGGTATCTTTGTCACAGGGACTTTATGGTTGGAAGGAGTTTTTTCTGGATACCAAACTTGGGGATGTTCGGAAAATATCTATCTGATTGGAGATATTAAACTTAACGGAACAGCTTTGGGCGCCTCACCAATATCTAATAGAAGAGACATGATTGGCATAGTTTCCGAGAAGTCTATCATAGTAAAATATGCTTACATGAATCCTACAGATTCGGTGCGAGTGCACCCCAATGTGGGACCACATTCTGCAGCTCCAGAACCAGCCGGTGGTGGCATTTTTATTTATGCTGCGATGTGTGCATTGGGTGATGGAGGTACATCTGAACCTACAGACGTGAATTTCAATCATGGTGTATTTACTTTTGAATATCAACATCCGCACGGATCTACGCCAGCGGTCTATATGCAAGATGATATGGGAGAGTTGTACTATTTTGATTGGATAGATTTACATCGCAGACGCTATCCGCCTACTACTGCTCAACCATGGCCGGCTGCCCTGGATTACCCTTGGTACAATCCCATCTGGCCGGAGCGCAATCCTATCGCTGAGCGAGGCACTATCAATATTTATGGAGCTGTGGCGCAACGCAGACGCGGCTTTGTACACCGCAGCGGCAATGACCCAGAATATCCGTCAAATGACGGTGTCTGGAATATTGAAGAAGATATGTGTGGAGGGCCAGTAGTTCGAACCCCATTCCTGGATCCTGTAATTCAAGGAATGGTCCTTCAAACCAGAGATTACCCTGGAGCAGATACTGGTGGAGTAGGGTATAGGAAGAATTACAATTTCGATAAACGCTTCTTAGTATCCCAACCGCTTTACTATCCCGAAGCACAACTACAGGGTGGTAAAAAGCCCATGACACATGGCACTTGGAGTGTAGTAGTTCCAGGTCGCCATCCGGATTTTAACGGTCTTAATTAAAATAGATATTAATGTATGTGGTATAAAGAGGAAATATGAAGAAGAACAAAACAGTTCGATTCAAGGAGACTGTGGGGATCGATATCGGAACCCATAGTGTAAAAATCGTACACCTCAAAAAGCTTCATGATGGCTATAAGCTACTGAACTATGAGGTGCGCCCTACCGTGCCTCAGGGGGTGGAGTATGTGCTCAGCGATCTGCGTCCGGAGCGATTTGCGCCGGTAATCGTTGAGATGCTAAAAACTCTGAGGATCTCACCCAAGTCTATCAAACATTTGGTATCATCGATAGGCGGAGACAATACCAGTATTAAACAAATAAAAACCATCTTCTTACCAGATGAAGAACTGGAATCTGCGCTCTTCTTTGAAGCCAAAAAACACATTCCAATAAGTGGATCGGACATGGTGCTCGATTATCAAGTGCTCTCGGTGGAAGAAAAGACGAACAATATGAACATCTTGCTCTCTGCTACATCCAAAGAAGTGTTGAACGAGCACACCCAGATCTTATCCACTGCAGGCCTTAGTCCGCATATCGTGGATATCGATTCGTTGGCAGTGGCAAACAGCTTCATCATGAATGCTTTTGTAGAAGAAGGTGTTTATGCTTTGCTGAATGTGGGAGCCCATAGAACCAATATGGTTATTTGGGGACCCGAAGCTAAGATGTTTGCCCGCGATATTCCC
It encodes the following:
- a CDS encoding type IV pilus twitching motility protein PilT, which produces MTIHELLRFTAEAGASDLHVAVGSHPMVRVNGRMKKLNLPLLSLEDVENLVYGVMNEVQQEMFRKNLEIDFSTKLSNDVRFRVNAFHQINGISAAFRVIPNEIKSYDELRLPEILKRLTRKEKGLILVTGPTGSGKSTTLATMIDSINDNRYCHIITVEDPIEFVHRSKNSLINQRELGHDTWSFTAALRSALREDPDVILVGEMRDLETVSLALTAAETGHLVFATLHTGSCTKSIDRIIDMFPKEQQQQVRSMLSESLEAVISQTLLPTKDGKGRVPAVEIMLANAAVRNLIREEKTYQIPSIIQASTKEGMQTKDQSLYNLVMNNYVERTVAEEVAENPKLFATGAGF
- a CDS encoding prepilin-type N-terminal cleavage/methylation domain-containing protein, which encodes MTSRLHDNNACLLFQERGITLVEVLVTAAVLAVLVLSTYIGIMYAERQVELNHQYRAATCLAAGELERQYYYNRYNFDQTEMKLLPYNNNTIELTRLSDDEPLLASMSVLVSDKLEVYGDQQYKYKEVKAVVEWNFPNSRNSHRIQLQEDHYPR
- a CDS encoding pilus assembly protein PilM, which codes for MKKNKTVRFKETVGIDIGTHSVKIVHLKKLHDGYKLLNYEVRPTVPQGVEYVLSDLRPERFAPVIVEMLKTLRISPKSIKHLVSSIGGDNTSIKQIKTIFLPDEELESALFFEAKKHIPISGSDMVLDYQVLSVEEKTNNMNILLSATSKEVLNEHTQILSTAGLSPHIVDIDSLAVANSFIMNAFVEEGVYALLNVGAHRTNMVIWGPEAKMFARDIPYGGYHFTQDIMRKRQMDWAEAEEHKFNHGLLDDPNNPTVQTISMLDISEKPTEEAIAEELRRSLRFYVKEAGNSDFRKILLTGGSAKLKGLPEFLQDKVNVPTEVFLPFTNVEMPEKFQDKKDPQLALAIGLAMRME